One region of Carya illinoinensis cultivar Pawnee chromosome 8, C.illinoinensisPawnee_v1, whole genome shotgun sequence genomic DNA includes:
- the LOC122274703 gene encoding uncharacterized protein LOC122274703 — protein sequence MDAAGAAVGAPARPRSYADLVAQTPQPIPEVEVPLRPLKMFEGVPYVSFTKEEIDRSAQPFKFFLVLKFLRRRPSLDNIRAFCWWHWGLVFQPVISAMANPRSVFVCLSNEEDFIKGFSREAFEIDGVPYRVFHWSPEYVEEQELAFVPVWIFLLGLPPNYYHESFLRNITLPLGQFIRRDNCTRCATRTDGARVCIKMDISKPPMDEFWIGVPNQPSSWLQAVVFEKLPQFCMHCCMQGHNLKMCSRERTKIQGGDGKLRKIWGRKDKKIDGKAGCSKEVGTSEVQPT from the coding sequence ATGGATGCCGCCGGGGCTGCCGTGGGTGCCCCGGCTCGTCCCCGTTCGTATGCTGATTTGGTGGCGCAAACACCGCAGCCCATTCCTGAGGTGGAGGTGCCTCTTCGTCCTTTGAAGATGTTTGAAGGAGTGCCTTACGTTTCCTTTACGAAGGAAGAGATAGATCGCTCTGCCCAgccttttaagttttttttagttttgaagtTTCTGCGTAGGCGGCCATCACTGGACAATATTAGAGCATTTTGTTGGTGGCATTGGGGGCTGGTTTTTCAACCAGTGATTTCGGCGATGGCTAATCCTAGatcagtttttgtttgtttgtcaaATGAAGAGGATTTTATAAAAGGATTTTCACGTGAAGCTTTTGAAATTGACGGTGTCCCATATCGTGTATTCCATTGGTCCCCTGAATATGttgaagagcaagaactggCTTTCGTTCCGGTATGGATTTTTCTTCTTGGGCTTCCTCCGAATTACTATCATGAATCGTTCTTAAGGAATATTACGTTACCACTAGGTCAGTTTATCCGACGAGATAATTGCACTCGTTGTGCTACGAGGACGGATGGTGCACGGGTATGCATTAAAATGGATATCTCTAAACCTCCTATGGACGAATTCTGGATTGGTGTCCCTAATCAGCCGTCAAGCTGGTTGCAGGCTGTGGTTTTTGAAAAGCTTCCTCAGTTTTGTATGCATTGTTGCATGCAAGGACATAATTTGAAAATGTGTTCTAGGGAGCGTACGAAAATTCAAGGAGGGGATGGTAAGTTGCGGAAGATCTGGGGCagaaaggataaaaaaatagatggcAAGGCTGGATGTAGCAAAGAGGTGGGTACGTCTGAGGTCCAACCAACCTAG